From the Arthrobacter sp. PM3 genome, one window contains:
- a CDS encoding MBL fold metallo-hydrolase, translating to MDSLIHSLRDITIRRISVSEMDNNVYLLTAKASGAQLLIDAADDLAAIQGLLADAAADTAATPKLALIATTHQHWDHVRALPGLVEATGARTAAGTLDAPELPVPVDVLLDHGDVGNFDGFDVTAVHLRGHTPGSVALVYQDPAGPAHIFSGDSLFPGGVGNTQKDPERFARLITDVSERLFDVYPDDTVVHPGHGRPTTLGAERPHLDEWRTRGW from the coding sequence ATGGACTCGCTTATTCACTCGTTACGTGACATCACCATCCGCAGGATTTCAGTCAGCGAGATGGACAACAACGTGTACCTGCTGACCGCGAAAGCCTCTGGTGCCCAGCTCCTGATCGATGCGGCCGATGACTTGGCCGCCATCCAGGGGCTGCTCGCCGACGCCGCCGCGGATACGGCCGCGACGCCGAAGCTGGCGCTGATCGCCACCACCCACCAGCACTGGGACCACGTCCGCGCGCTGCCGGGCCTCGTGGAAGCCACCGGGGCGAGGACCGCCGCCGGGACCCTGGATGCTCCGGAGCTGCCGGTGCCGGTGGACGTACTGCTCGATCACGGGGACGTCGGCAACTTCGACGGTTTCGACGTGACGGCAGTGCACCTGCGCGGGCATACACCCGGCTCGGTGGCGCTCGTGTACCAGGACCCGGCGGGCCCGGCGCACATCTTCTCCGGCGACTCGCTGTTTCCCGGCGGCGTGGGCAACACGCAGAAGGACCCGGAACGGTTTGCCCGGCTGATCACCGACGTGAGCGAGCGGCTGTTCGACGTCTACCCGGATGACACCGTGGTGCACCCCGGCCACGGCAGGCCCACCACCCTGGGCGCGGAACGGCCGCACCTGGACGAGTGGCGCACCCGCGGCTGGTAG
- a CDS encoding DEAD/DEAH box helicase has protein sequence MTTFAALGTPKALADTLTAQGIVEPFPIQVKTLPDTLAGRDVLGRGRTGSGKTIAFAIPLVARLAEREAGYFRKPGRPMGLVLAPTRELATQINATIEPLAKAAGLTTTVIYGGISQARQEKALRAGVDIVIACPGRLEDLIRQRILTLEAVEITVLDEADHMADLGFLPVVKKLMDMTPSQGQRLLFSATLDNGVDKIVQRYLSNPLTHSVDDPQAAVTTMEHHVLVVNDQTVKKQLIVELASGAGRRVLFMRTKHHARKLAKTLTDAGIPAVDLHGNLSQNARDRNLAEFSSGDVRVLVATDVAARGVHVDDVELVIHVDPPTEHKAYLHRSGRTARAGSDGTVVTLTLPEQQADVKKLMKAAGVDVNFERVTANSPLVAELVGEMAEKIDPRTRAALLAAKMNHGGGTSTGANAERKRARRQAAPTAGGRGGRGGRGRVSAEAPRTDLPRAERRAVAYEGRAAARDAADRVAEQNQDRADAARAERRNARGRGRATAYAHHNDVPAAGGRAAAGRGSDGRAADGRSDTRGASAPRSGAPRTGASAGGQRGGRPATGQRAAAGAKSSGAKSGGAATVWSSNTGGTSGGSYAGGGNGRSGNGRPARSGPRRASAPASNERRGR, from the coding sequence ATGACTACTTTTGCTGCCCTCGGCACGCCCAAGGCCCTCGCCGACACCCTCACCGCCCAGGGGATCGTTGAACCGTTCCCCATCCAGGTCAAGACCCTGCCGGACACCCTGGCCGGACGCGACGTCCTGGGCCGCGGCCGCACCGGCTCCGGCAAGACCATCGCCTTCGCCATCCCGCTCGTGGCACGGCTCGCCGAGCGCGAGGCCGGCTACTTCCGCAAGCCGGGCCGCCCCATGGGCCTGGTCCTCGCCCCCACCCGCGAGCTCGCCACCCAGATCAACGCGACGATCGAGCCGCTGGCCAAGGCCGCCGGCCTGACCACCACCGTCATCTACGGCGGCATCTCCCAGGCCCGCCAGGAGAAGGCGCTGCGCGCCGGCGTCGACATCGTCATCGCCTGCCCCGGCCGCCTGGAGGACCTGATCCGCCAGCGCATCCTGACCCTCGAGGCCGTCGAAATCACCGTCCTGGACGAGGCCGACCACATGGCTGACCTCGGCTTCCTCCCCGTGGTCAAGAAGCTCATGGACATGACGCCCAGCCAGGGCCAGCGCCTGCTCTTCTCCGCCACGCTGGACAACGGCGTCGACAAGATCGTCCAGCGCTACCTGTCCAACCCGCTGACCCACTCCGTGGACGACCCGCAGGCCGCGGTGACCACCATGGAGCACCACGTCCTGGTGGTCAACGACCAGACCGTCAAGAAGCAGCTGATCGTCGAACTCGCCTCGGGCGCCGGGCGCCGTGTGCTCTTCATGCGTACCAAGCACCACGCCCGCAAGCTGGCCAAGACGCTCACCGACGCCGGCATCCCCGCCGTCGACCTGCACGGCAACCTCTCGCAGAACGCCCGCGACCGCAACCTGGCCGAGTTCTCCTCCGGCGACGTCCGCGTCCTGGTGGCCACCGACGTCGCGGCCCGCGGCGTCCACGTGGACGACGTCGAACTCGTCATCCACGTCGATCCGCCCACGGAGCACAAGGCCTACCTGCACCGCTCCGGCCGTACCGCCCGCGCCGGTTCCGACGGCACCGTGGTCACGCTGACCCTGCCGGAACAGCAGGCGGACGTCAAGAAGCTCATGAAGGCCGCCGGCGTCGACGTCAATTTTGAGCGCGTCACCGCCAACTCCCCGCTGGTGGCCGAGCTCGTCGGCGAAATGGCCGAGAAGATCGATCCCCGCACCCGCGCCGCGCTGCTGGCCGCCAAGATGAACCACGGCGGCGGCACCTCCACCGGCGCCAACGCCGAGCGCAAGCGCGCCCGCCGCCAGGCTGCACCCACGGCGGGTGGCCGCGGCGGCCGGGGTGGACGCGGACGGGTGTCCGCCGAGGCGCCCCGCACCGACCTTCCCCGCGCCGAGCGCCGCGCTGTCGCTTACGAGGGCCGGGCCGCCGCGCGCGACGCCGCGGACCGCGTCGCGGAGCAGAACCAGGACCGTGCCGACGCCGCGCGCGCCGAGCGCCGCAACGCCCGGGGTCGCGGCCGCGCCACGGCGTACGCGCACCACAACGACGTCCCGGCCGCCGGCGGGCGTGCCGCGGCCGGCCGCGGCTCCGACGGCCGCGCCGCAGACGGACGCAGCGACACCCGTGGGGCTTCTGCTCCCCGCAGCGGTGCTCCCCGCACGGGCGCATCGGCCGGCGGCCAGCGCGGCGGGCGTCCGGCCACGGGCCAGCGGGCTGCCGCCGGTGCCAAGTCCAGTGGTGCCAAGTCCGGTGGCGCGGCCACGGTGTGGTCTTCCAACACCGGCGGCACGTCGGGCGGGTCGTACGCCGGCGGCGGCAACGGCCGCTCCGGCAACGGGCGTCCGGCCCGCAGCGGCCCGCGCCGCGCGTCGGCCCCGGCCTCGAACGAGCGCCGCGGCCGCTAA
- a CDS encoding SAM-dependent methyltransferase codes for MVAAGFFRAIQLALFPLAVAAYIATVPRMLAYSRRTGVSATLFASLYTRCMQHRLQTRPDDPAARLLAVMPNVSREGLRLETAPTLVGHLLTGYVPRIYRYPYRGPAPMRHQSTARTTYYDAALQRHLAGVDQLVILGAGFDTRVFRLPPGNRMRCFEIDTPRTQAYKIAMLKKAGLPTHLATYVSADFETEDWMEKLVTAGFDPGRPAFFIWEAVTMYLDRASVEATLRRIAGTAPGSAVAFDYFSTEILASGSPYMRYARAATNYVGEPLSFGIDNTPPARKSASDFVGSFGLILEEHRNFGRETRWRSAPAGFVTAVVPAGSGHSRQEEG; via the coding sequence ATGGTCGCTGCTGGATTCTTTCGGGCCATCCAACTGGCTTTGTTCCCCCTCGCCGTCGCGGCGTACATCGCTACCGTCCCGCGGATGCTCGCCTACAGCCGGCGCACGGGAGTCTCGGCCACCTTGTTTGCCTCCCTCTACACCCGCTGCATGCAGCACCGGCTGCAGACACGGCCTGATGACCCTGCTGCCCGGCTCCTGGCGGTCATGCCGAATGTGTCCCGCGAAGGGCTCCGGCTGGAGACGGCACCCACCCTGGTGGGTCACCTGCTGACAGGCTACGTGCCCAGGATTTACCGCTACCCGTACCGGGGGCCGGCCCCGATGCGCCACCAGTCGACCGCACGCACCACGTACTACGACGCCGCCCTCCAGCGCCACCTGGCCGGCGTGGACCAACTCGTGATTCTCGGGGCGGGATTCGACACCCGGGTGTTCCGGCTGCCGCCGGGGAACCGCATGCGCTGCTTTGAAATCGACACGCCCCGGACCCAGGCCTACAAGATCGCGATGCTCAAGAAAGCGGGCCTGCCCACGCATCTGGCCACCTATGTGAGCGCCGATTTCGAGACCGAGGACTGGATGGAAAAACTGGTGACGGCGGGCTTTGATCCCGGCAGGCCCGCGTTCTTCATCTGGGAGGCGGTGACCATGTACCTGGACCGGGCCTCCGTGGAGGCGACACTGCGCAGGATCGCCGGCACCGCACCCGGCAGCGCCGTGGCCTTCGACTACTTCTCCACAGAAATCCTCGCCTCGGGATCGCCCTACATGCGGTACGCCAGGGCCGCGACGAACTACGTCGGCGAGCCGCTGAGCTTCGGCATCGACAACACTCCCCCGGCCAGGAAGAGCGCCTCCGACTTTGTCGGCTCCTTTGGGCTGATCCTTGAAGAACACAGGAATTTCGGCCGGGAGACCCGGTGGCGGTCCGCGCCGGCCGGGTTCGTCACCGCCGTCGTGCCCGCCGGCAGCGGACACAGCCGCCAGGAAGAGGGATAA
- a CDS encoding cyclopropane-fatty-acyl-phospholipid synthase family protein, translating into MTDHSPEHHSEPAERVSTARLWDEKYSSRPRMWSGQPNPQLIAEASHLPPGEALDLGCGEGADAIWLAARGWSVIALDVSAVALERAAAHAEERGQSARIEWVQQDLATWVPDRLFDLVTAQFLHSTQMPWQQALQLAAAAVRTGGTLLIVGHHPDGLPPWGGHHTAEKFFTAEELARELRIEEPAWRLEVLDSRHRSVTGPEGEAAALTDAVLRATRLAAQ; encoded by the coding sequence ATGACAGACCACAGCCCCGAGCATCACAGCGAGCCTGCGGAGCGGGTCAGCACCGCCCGGCTATGGGACGAAAAATACAGCAGCCGCCCCAGGATGTGGAGCGGGCAGCCGAATCCGCAGCTCATCGCGGAGGCCTCGCACCTGCCGCCCGGGGAGGCGCTGGACCTGGGCTGCGGCGAGGGTGCGGACGCCATCTGGCTTGCGGCCCGCGGCTGGTCCGTGATCGCCCTGGACGTCTCCGCCGTCGCGCTGGAACGCGCCGCCGCCCATGCCGAGGAACGCGGGCAGTCCGCCCGCATCGAGTGGGTGCAGCAGGATCTCGCCACGTGGGTCCCGGACCGGCTGTTCGACCTCGTCACCGCCCAGTTCCTGCACTCCACCCAGATGCCGTGGCAGCAGGCGCTGCAACTCGCGGCCGCCGCGGTCCGCACCGGCGGGACACTGCTGATCGTCGGCCACCACCCCGACGGACTGCCGCCGTGGGGCGGACACCACACCGCGGAAAAGTTCTTCACCGCCGAGGAGCTCGCCCGCGAACTCCGCATCGAGGAGCCCGCGTGGCGCCTGGAGGTCCTGGACAGCCGGCACCGCAGCGTCACCGGGCCCGAAGGCGAAGCCGCAGCCCTCACCGACGCCGTCCTGAGGGCCACGCGCCTGGCCGCCCAGTAG
- a CDS encoding Asp23/Gls24 family envelope stress response protein, with product MTTQTHTPADSRGETNVADAVVAKIAGIAIQEIEGVHALGGGAARALGTLREKVGQKDLTQGVAVEVGQTQVAVDITLVVEYPYPLQQVADKARNAVYTAIEDLVGMEVTEVNITVTDIHVPSDDEGADDTRTESRVA from the coding sequence TTGACCACCCAGACACACACCCCGGCAGACAGCCGCGGCGAGACCAACGTCGCCGACGCCGTCGTAGCCAAGATTGCCGGCATCGCCATCCAGGAAATCGAGGGGGTGCACGCCCTCGGCGGCGGAGCCGCCCGCGCCTTGGGTACCCTGCGTGAGAAAGTCGGGCAAAAAGACCTCACCCAAGGCGTCGCCGTGGAGGTCGGGCAGACCCAGGTCGCGGTGGACATCACCCTCGTGGTCGAGTACCCGTACCCGCTCCAGCAGGTCGCGGACAAAGCCCGCAACGCCGTCTACACAGCCATCGAAGACCTCGTCGGCATGGAAGTCACCGAGGTCAACATCACCGTCACCGACATCCACGTGCCGAGCGATGACGAGGGCGCGGACGACACCCGCACCGAGTCGAGGGTGGCTTGA
- a CDS encoding DUF2273 domain-containing protein produces the protein MSPTVGGLAIGAVLAVVTLAFGFWGFLLTALCMGAGAALGRSAEGRLDLGGVLDALRGKRSSS, from the coding sequence TTGAGCCCCACGGTGGGCGGCCTGGCCATCGGCGCAGTCCTGGCCGTCGTCACCCTCGCGTTCGGGTTCTGGGGCTTCCTGCTCACGGCCCTTTGCATGGGGGCAGGGGCCGCACTGGGCCGCTCCGCCGAGGGCCGGCTGGATCTCGGCGGAGTGCTGGACGCCCTGCGCGGCAAGCGTTCGTCCTCATGA
- a CDS encoding RNA polymerase sigma factor, translating into MTGSSPPPSPAPHQLDLVPDALLAGRAADGDTAAFEALARRHGPVMRACARRMTGSLADADDVVQESLMHAWKQLDTLRDGAAVKSWLLRITGSRSIDYLRRRKTHADLGDVDQGVEAGAGAARQDHPETAALSGSRMDALKAALAALPEEQRRCWVLKQFNDQSYEEIAQTLNISTASVRGRLARARITLAREMEEWR; encoded by the coding sequence GTGACTGGTTCATCCCCGCCCCCGTCCCCGGCCCCGCATCAGCTCGACCTCGTCCCGGACGCGCTGCTGGCCGGACGCGCCGCCGACGGCGACACAGCCGCCTTTGAGGCGCTTGCGCGCCGGCACGGCCCGGTCATGCGGGCCTGCGCCCGCCGCATGACCGGATCCCTCGCCGACGCCGACGACGTCGTGCAGGAATCGTTGATGCATGCCTGGAAGCAGCTCGACACCCTGCGTGACGGCGCCGCCGTGAAGAGCTGGCTGCTGCGGATCACCGGCAGCCGCAGCATCGACTATCTGCGCCGTCGAAAGACCCACGCCGACCTCGGCGATGTGGACCAGGGCGTGGAGGCCGGTGCGGGCGCCGCCCGTCAGGACCACCCGGAAACCGCCGCACTCAGCGGCTCCCGGATGGACGCCCTCAAGGCCGCGCTGGCCGCCCTGCCCGAGGAACAGCGCCGCTGCTGGGTACTGAAGCAGTTCAATGACCAAAGCTATGAGGAAATTGCGCAGACCTTGAACATCAGCACCGCCAGCGTCCGTGGCCGCCTGGCCCGGGCACGGATCACCCTGGCCCGCGAAATGGAGGAGTGGCGATGA
- a CDS encoding Asp23/Gls24 family envelope stress response protein codes for MSTPGDILGCGHSLADLSEYLDTGQINDPGHLADCPECQAGLASLRRLSALGNELLEADTAASGSGNDDWMKTILGNLRLELRPGRDIPLRTDTSGDILTETEGAVSALIRSVADSLPGTAAGKCRLHGDVTEPGAPVTVAVDLAVVYGHPLDERAATLRRMLAATLARQTELNITAIDVTITDVLEPRLPEPPSPGHPSIPQEKP; via the coding sequence ATGAGCACCCCCGGCGACATCCTCGGCTGCGGGCACAGCCTGGCAGACCTGAGCGAATATCTGGACACCGGACAGATCAATGATCCCGGCCACCTGGCGGACTGCCCCGAGTGCCAGGCCGGGCTGGCATCGCTGCGCCGGCTCTCGGCCCTCGGCAACGAACTGCTCGAGGCGGACACCGCCGCGTCCGGCAGCGGGAACGACGACTGGATGAAGACCATCCTGGGCAACCTGCGGCTCGAACTGCGGCCGGGCAGGGACATCCCCCTGCGCACCGACACCTCCGGAGACATCCTCACCGAGACAGAGGGGGCCGTTTCGGCGCTGATCCGGTCCGTCGCCGATTCCCTGCCCGGCACGGCCGCCGGCAAGTGCCGGCTGCACGGGGACGTCACCGAACCCGGGGCGCCGGTCACCGTCGCCGTGGACCTCGCGGTGGTCTACGGGCATCCGCTGGATGAGCGCGCCGCGACACTGCGCCGGATGCTGGCCGCGACCCTCGCCCGGCAGACGGAACTGAACATCACGGCAATCGATGTCACCATCACCGACGTCCTGGAGCCGCGGCTCCCGGAACCCCCCTCCCCCGGCCACCCGTCGATCCCGCAGGAGAAGCCATGA
- the cycA gene encoding D-serine/D-alanine/glycine transporter produces the protein MSERTTTAAPATAASDTAASDTANRDSGAGSHSREPHLARALGNRHIQLLAIGGAIGTGLFMGSGKTISLAGPSVIFVYMIIGFMLFFVMRAMGEILLSNLSYKSFSDFAGDLLGPWAGFFTGWSYWFFWVVTGVADIVAIAGYVDKLAPGTPLWIPALITPLVLVLLNLPTVKAFGEAEFWFAIIKVVAIVALIITGAVMIATHFTSPGGAEASLANMWNDGGMFPHGMFGFILGFQIAIFAFAGIELVGTAAAETKDPEKNLPRAINSIPVRVLLFYVGALVVIMAVNPWRTIDPGSSPFIGMFTLAGLGIAAVVINLVVLTSAASSANSGIYSTSRMVYGLAQDGNAPKAFGKLSVRKVPQNALLFSCIFLLAGLVLLYSGDSVIGAFTIVTSVASVLTMFVWSMILISYIVFRRRRPSLHAASSFKMPGSAFMPYVVLAFFAFMLVALAQADDTRLALVVAPVWFLLLGAAWYFNRKSPLQQARIVEWQAVRSEEQARATV, from the coding sequence ATGTCTGAACGCACCACCACGGCCGCTCCGGCCACCGCAGCATCTGACACCGCAGCATCTGACACCGCCAACCGCGACTCCGGCGCCGGGAGCCACAGCCGCGAGCCGCACCTCGCCCGCGCCCTCGGCAACCGCCACATCCAATTGCTTGCCATCGGCGGTGCCATCGGCACCGGCCTGTTCATGGGATCCGGCAAGACCATCTCCCTCGCCGGCCCGTCCGTCATTTTCGTCTACATGATCATCGGCTTCATGCTGTTCTTCGTCATGCGCGCCATGGGCGAGATCCTGCTGTCCAACCTGAGCTACAAGTCGTTCAGTGACTTCGCGGGCGACCTGCTGGGCCCCTGGGCCGGCTTCTTCACCGGCTGGTCCTACTGGTTCTTCTGGGTCGTCACCGGCGTGGCGGACATCGTGGCCATCGCCGGGTACGTGGACAAGCTCGCGCCGGGCACGCCGCTGTGGATCCCGGCCCTCATCACGCCCCTTGTGCTGGTGCTCCTGAACCTCCCCACGGTCAAGGCATTCGGTGAGGCCGAGTTCTGGTTCGCCATCATCAAGGTCGTGGCCATCGTGGCCCTGATCATCACCGGCGCGGTCATGATCGCCACCCACTTCACGTCCCCGGGCGGCGCGGAGGCCAGCCTCGCCAACATGTGGAACGACGGCGGCATGTTCCCGCACGGCATGTTCGGCTTCATCCTCGGCTTCCAGATCGCCATCTTCGCCTTCGCCGGCATCGAACTGGTGGGCACCGCCGCTGCCGAGACCAAGGACCCCGAGAAGAACCTCCCGCGCGCCATCAACTCCATCCCGGTCCGGGTGCTCCTCTTCTACGTCGGCGCCCTGGTGGTCATCATGGCGGTCAACCCGTGGCGCACCATCGACCCGGGAAGCAGCCCGTTCATCGGCATGTTCACCCTGGCGGGTCTGGGGATCGCCGCCGTCGTCATCAACCTGGTTGTCCTGACCTCCGCGGCCTCCAGCGCCAACTCCGGCATCTACTCCACGTCCCGCATGGTCTACGGCCTCGCCCAGGACGGCAACGCGCCGAAGGCTTTCGGCAAGCTGAGCGTCCGCAAGGTCCCGCAGAACGCGCTGCTGTTCTCCTGCATCTTCCTGCTGGCCGGGCTTGTCCTGCTCTACTCGGGCGACTCCGTGATCGGCGCCTTCACGATCGTCACCTCGGTGGCGTCCGTGCTGACCATGTTCGTCTGGTCCATGATCCTGATCAGCTACATCGTCTTCCGCCGCCGCCGGCCGTCCCTGCACGCGGCGTCGTCCTTCAAGATGCCCGGCTCCGCCTTCATGCCTTACGTGGTGCTGGCGTTCTTCGCCTTCATGCTCGTGGCGCTGGCCCAGGCCGATGACACCCGCCTGGCGCTCGTCGTGGCCCCCGTGTGGTTCCTGCTGCTGGGTGCAGCCTGGTACTTCAACCGGAAATCACCGCTGCAGCAGGCACGGATTGTGGAATGGCAGGCCGTCCGCTCCGAGGAGCAGGCCCGCGCAACAGTCTGA
- a CDS encoding MFS transporter → MPRTDPPASRESSQESVPASAGIFHRSYLLVTLGACALVFLAAFESLAVTTIMPLVSRELDGAGLYALAFAGPLATGVIGMVAAGSWSDRKGPVAPLLAAVGMFVLGLLIAGTAANMPVLVSGRLVQGLGGGGLTVALYVVIARVYPPVLHPKIFAAFSAAWVIPSLVGPFAAGLVAQLASWHWVFLGVVGLVVPALLLTAPALRGLHGAAAREPSAEPSAVGARPAAGLAKLGLAALAAVSVLGLNLSAEVAGAGGVLAGAAVAVALLAVRPLMPRGTLTARRGLPSVILTRGLASAAFFGAEVYLPYLLVERYAFAPTFAGLTLTGGAIAWAAASAVQGRLGSRLPDRRAVRTGSAMVLGAVVLALVTTVLAWPAAVAIAGWIFAGGGMGLMYPRLSVMTLALSTKDTEGFNSSAMSISDSLGGALALAGTGIVFAAFASAAPAAPFAGVFALTAAIGAAAVAVAPRVAVVRA, encoded by the coding sequence GTGCCCCGAACCGACCCGCCCGCCAGCCGGGAATCCAGCCAGGAGTCCGTCCCTGCATCAGCCGGCATTTTCCACCGCAGCTACCTGCTGGTGACCCTCGGAGCCTGTGCCCTGGTGTTCCTGGCGGCCTTCGAATCCCTCGCGGTGACCACCATCATGCCGCTGGTCAGCCGGGAGCTGGACGGCGCAGGCCTCTACGCGCTGGCGTTTGCCGGTCCGCTGGCCACCGGGGTGATCGGGATGGTGGCCGCCGGCAGCTGGTCGGACCGCAAGGGGCCCGTGGCGCCGCTCCTGGCCGCCGTCGGAATGTTCGTGCTCGGCCTGCTGATCGCCGGGACCGCCGCGAACATGCCGGTGCTCGTGTCCGGTCGGCTGGTGCAGGGACTGGGCGGCGGCGGGCTTACGGTGGCCCTCTACGTGGTCATTGCCCGGGTCTACCCGCCGGTGTTGCACCCGAAAATCTTCGCCGCCTTCTCCGCGGCCTGGGTCATTCCCTCCCTGGTGGGCCCGTTCGCCGCCGGCCTCGTGGCGCAGCTGGCCAGCTGGCACTGGGTGTTCCTCGGCGTCGTGGGCCTGGTGGTCCCGGCCCTGCTGCTGACCGCCCCGGCCCTGCGCGGACTGCACGGAGCCGCGGCCCGCGAGCCGTCCGCGGAGCCGTCCGCAGTCGGCGCGCGTCCGGCCGCCGGCCTCGCCAAGCTTGGCCTGGCGGCGCTCGCGGCCGTCTCCGTTCTCGGCTTGAACCTGTCCGCGGAGGTCGCGGGGGCCGGCGGCGTCCTGGCGGGGGCGGCCGTCGCCGTCGCACTCCTGGCCGTCCGTCCCCTCATGCCGCGCGGAACCCTGACTGCCCGCCGCGGCCTGCCGAGCGTCATCCTGACCCGCGGGCTCGCGTCCGCCGCCTTCTTCGGCGCCGAAGTCTACCTGCCCTACCTGCTCGTGGAACGGTATGCGTTCGCGCCCACGTTTGCCGGCCTCACGCTGACCGGCGGCGCCATCGCCTGGGCCGCGGCTTCCGCCGTCCAGGGCAGGCTGGGGTCCCGCCTGCCGGACCGGCGGGCGGTGCGGACCGGCTCGGCGATGGTCCTCGGCGCCGTTGTCCTGGCCCTCGTGACGACCGTCCTGGCCTGGCCGGCCGCCGTCGCGATCGCCGGCTGGATCTTTGCCGGGGGCGGCATGGGGCTCATGTATCCGCGGCTGAGCGTCATGACGCTGGCCCTGTCCACCAAGGACACCGAGGGGTTTAACAGTTCGGCGATGTCCATCTCGGATTCGCTCGGCGGCGCGCTGGCCCTGGCCGGCACGGGGATCGTGTTCGCCGCGTTCGCGTCCGCGGCGCCGGCGGCGCCGTTTGCCGGCGTCTTCGCGCTGACGGCGGCGATCGGCGCCGCAGCCGTGGCCGTCGCGCCCCGCGTCGCCGTCGTCCGGGCCTGA
- a CDS encoding Lrp/AsnC family transcriptional regulator, which produces MELSEDDLALINVLQIAPRLSWADAAEVLGVHATTLAARWERLRSAGASWVTAHLIGDPQQMCLAFVAVDCEMHRREDVTARLAEVPEIITVEEAASNRDLMLTVITPSLEDFSLKVVSRLKEIEGLLKYQTALCTRLHASGGSWRLNVLTRAQQAAVRSLAGPDATGVTQAAAREALPESHLALLPFLARDGRATAAEIARGLGRHPATVQRQLNRVLASGILSFRCEVAQKFSAFPVTCQWFVNVPAGRHEAAAAELRTMRNVRLSASTTGPTNFVIVMWLQTLADVMNVELALQQKVPGIELVESVVMLSTVKRVGWMLNPDSRASGAVVVPAQGLDAAG; this is translated from the coding sequence ATGGAACTTAGCGAAGACGACCTCGCGCTGATCAACGTCCTGCAAATCGCCCCGCGCCTGAGCTGGGCCGACGCCGCCGAGGTGCTGGGCGTCCATGCCACCACTCTCGCGGCCCGCTGGGAACGGCTGCGCTCGGCCGGCGCCTCGTGGGTGACCGCACATCTGATCGGGGATCCCCAGCAGATGTGCCTGGCGTTTGTGGCAGTGGACTGCGAAATGCACCGCCGCGAGGATGTCACTGCCAGGCTCGCCGAGGTGCCCGAAATCATCACCGTCGAGGAGGCCGCCAGCAACCGGGACCTCATGCTGACCGTCATTACGCCCTCCCTGGAGGACTTCAGCCTGAAGGTTGTCTCCCGGCTGAAGGAGATCGAGGGCCTGCTGAAATACCAGACCGCCCTGTGCACCCGGCTGCACGCGAGCGGCGGTTCGTGGCGGCTCAACGTGCTGACCCGTGCCCAGCAGGCCGCGGTGCGGTCACTGGCCGGGCCCGACGCCACCGGAGTCACCCAGGCCGCCGCCCGGGAGGCGCTGCCGGAAAGCCACCTGGCGCTCCTGCCGTTCCTGGCCAGGGACGGCCGGGCCACGGCGGCTGAGATCGCCCGCGGGCTGGGCCGGCACCCGGCCACCGTCCAGCGCCAGCTCAACCGCGTGCTCGCCAGCGGCATCCTGTCCTTCCGGTGCGAGGTGGCGCAGAAGTTCTCGGCCTTCCCGGTGACCTGCCAGTGGTTCGTCAATGTCCCCGCCGGCCGGCACGAGGCTGCCGCCGCCGAGCTGCGGACCATGCGCAACGTCCGGCTCAGTGCCTCCACCACCGGTCCCACGAACTTCGTGATCGTCATGTGGCTGCAGACCCTGGCAGACGTCATGAACGTCGAGCTCGCCCTGCAGCAGAAAGTGCCGGGAATCGAGCTGGTGGAAAGCGTGGTCATGCTGAGCACCGTGAAGCGCGTGGGCTGGATGCTGAACCCGGACTCGAGGGCGAGCGGCGCCGTCGTGGTCCCGGCCCAGGGGCTCGACGCGGCCGGCTGA